The Mercurialis annua linkage group LG2, ddMerAnnu1.2, whole genome shotgun sequence genome contains a region encoding:
- the LOC126669146 gene encoding uncharacterized protein LOC126669146 isoform X2: protein MDKNKSRTDMLAAGRKKLQQYRQKKDGKGSSSHAKSSKKFSKSEQLEPNADEVANIANSTETPQVLEAVSPKDSDMGVLDSSVSHSTESLATSHVDIVAVDSLSMSITPETALDDSSNMENQETAVYEDVMDSSNPNRRERIDVSVPPSRMETRDDSTPIDEPESRYREEDSSFVTQRDSLDIHAIGDQVTDEADCLGLKHSGAHRILELEEDGRSEHESNFGTPASERADLKDSASQLEQNDGADDKSASASAIGMSDGHLASTLSPSAAEGILGGVHEVENQSEEVGNIDPSSLENFKTLSETAHFGENKEGSQVGRNVEACKQQEMPEEPFVFVDKSHKDFLLTEIPSSNFESSAFPPGDVGAITFTQLIEVIKGLSEDEYNLLLLSRESTTSSISLQHNSAVLMERLREELFLTSCLKDILHLQLTEQSDLHTELDHDFQKLDSDFSVLQASLCESRDRYDCLAEELAACRSELKATVNGKEELQLQFHAAKTEVEEVAARENELQNCLERSQSDLLNLSQELANCKGLMGTLHAENENLHQTIALLTEEGKERVNEKNACLNEHEKLLKELSDCNILVAALQVESSEVSGTLASVTEECKKLEERKEYLATENEKLFKQLSNCKDLMEALQVENVNLRVELAVITEAGKESEEEKDYSVNEMERLSFENAVLNQKLSKDHREHMQLEADIEEVTMCLEQLTVENIFLKSSLEVLKTMMRESDDVQAKRLSINEVRPLDIHNRFYEIESVDELLHKRDGKQDAGIAASLPGKSLYNALSGGPPPESFQMEVLDESLGFVAFKGRLEEAEKILRKLEKAIEGANSHAGLLNRSGSKVAAPPVSKLIQAFESKSHSEEHEAESTAMAEDQSPAEDPFSSSKECAGDLKTILMQLTSDAANASLLFKAELESRSAASVTIKELKFQIEAMEEYTNNLEATNIEFVVLYEAVKQHFSDVKEKNYELECLYETMKQQNSNLKAENSVLSENLSVRELKIDEFQNQLLDLQLSSDELASALRGQLENFQKAVVDREGIAEQEWNFTIAQIIEALKLLDETTGPHTDNDGDGSMDIISHATFSVNLAVKTIGDLKEKLEVARSENEATFNLFNEVNEKCNLLLKKNDSSTVTLDRLYCELKKLVIDSCGSLGDTEIVIQDEKLPAPADYNLFKVLLVQLENVLAERLQLHSVNRKLNLDLVNIAKDVEEVNRKSAELSTIEDLIESLEGVVKLEDDKVDTDRLPVSRLEALISSLVRKCKEADEQVNSSRNLVGSDMEEFTEIREKISQLTALKLQYETEILLLKEHVSQVEDALSHVQTDLQEKVGELEQSEQKVSSLREKLSIAVAKGKGLVIQRDNLKKSLSETSSELERCSRELQLKDATLHEQESKLKVYSEAGERVEALESELSYIRNSATTLRESFLHKDSVLQRIEEIFEDLDLPENFHSRNIIEKVDWLARSATGNSLPPTEWEHKSSVGGSYSDAGIDVMDSWKEDVQPNSNSGEDLRRKYEDLQGKFYGLAEQNEMLEQSLMERNQLVQRWEELLNRIHMPAHLQTVEPEDRIEWLGNAFSEATNDRNSLLLNLDKFKNHCESLTADLDESTEKISCINSELEESQKRVSDLEMNIQAVINERENLSERLEILNGDHDKLSANLVQYASDNEKLQNEVTGLREKLVQELGNEKHIQRINGEIRRLQDLVCDALKDPAMGYLNSGEDGIGCLEELLKKLIEKYSTNFVAHQNAREAETNNSEERTKGILDVEYDVAVVGKDAVDSDELNMDVLKKKLDETMSELVYVREEKDRYLQKQQALVCEVEELERKKVELQGLLNQEEQKSASLREKLNVAVKKGKSLVQLRDSLKKTTEELSTELEYLRSEIKHRENALADYELKVRDLTSLSDRLESLESENLLLRNRLVENDNVLQGKEHILSMILNALEGIDLGSETYKGDPMKKLEHIAKLCRDMPAAVAFSEEESRKSRRAAELLLAELNEVQDRNDNLQEELSKVTAELVQFSEDKDLAEAAKSDALSRLEKSSLVHIEDKKKRDYELDLLYSAANDLRKSFSNIPDLVAGVSSKELEFMQNLKSGMKSCLQNVGTDIEVHVPLFGASDDNQENKMNFMSMGFSSKTNMPDRFDNDNFTEVCSSLQELVKEIGATKVMLHEHSETFHQQANYVSKLMGSIQIGITSQKESFETVQRDLKLKESVAMEKDMEIAALRRNGSLLYEACSSSLIEIENTGVEVANFVTVRDQGLKLKPARLGDGGYSYGGESSFSSEEHVRDMAEKLLLAVNTFASSKSETIEGHTKEMKDTISNLQKELQEKDIQRERICKDLVGQIKQAEATSTSYSLDLKSTKSRVNDLEKKLEMMTDEKKLLEYRVEELQDQQTILAELQEKVKLLTDTLSAKNLEIEALMQALDEEEVQMEDLTRRVEELEKIVQQKNLDIENLEASRGKAVKKLSITVSKFDELHHFSESLLVEVENLQAQLQDRDSEISFLRQEVTRCTSDALLASQTNIRRNSDEIYQLLTWLGTVVSLDVDLHDSSQVHECKEVIQKKITSILSELEDLRVSAQSSDGLLQMEMSKVEDLTRRERSLEKSLREKESQINMLAVTGELGQPTSSSSEIVEVEPVINKWAVPGLSTKSQVRSLRKPNNDQVAISIDMDSGGTSRLEDEDDDKVHGFKSLTSSRIVPKFTRPVTDMIDGLWVSCDRALMRQPALRLGIMIYWAILHVLLATFVV from the exons ATGGACAAGAATAAGAGCCGTACCGATATGCTCGCCGCTGGTCGTAAAAAG CTTCAACAATATCGTCAGAAGAAGGATGGTAAAGGCAGTAGTAGTCATGCAAAATCTTCAAAAAAGTTCAGCAAATCTGAGCAGCTGGAACCTAATGCTGATGAAGTTGCTAACATTGCTAATTCAACAGAAACGCCTCAAGTTCTTGAAGCGGTATCCCCCAAGGATTCTGATATGGGAGTTCTAGACTCTTCAGTATCTCATTCTACTGAGAGCTTAGCGACTTCTCATGTTGATATTGTGGCAGTAGACTCATTGTCAATGTCCATTACGCCCGAAACAGCATTGGATGATAGCAGTAATATGGAAAATCAGGAAACAGCAGTCTATGAGGATGTTATGGATTCCTCAAACCCAAATCGCAGGGAAAGAATCGATGTTTCTGTTCCTCCTTCCAGAATGGAAACCAGAGATGACAGCACTCCTATAGACGAACCGGAGAGCAGATATAGGGAGGAGGACAGTTCTTTTGTGACACAAAGAGATTCCCTTGATATTCATGCAATTGGTGATCAGGTAACAGAT GAAGCTGATTGTTTGGGTTTGAAGCATTCTGGCGCACACCGAATCCTGGAACTTGAAGAAGATGGGAGATCTGAGCATGAAAGTAATTTTGGAACTCCGGCTTCAGAAAGAGCAGATTTGAAGGACTCAGCCTCTCAACTTGAGCAAAATGATGGGGCAGATGATAAATCTGCCTCAGCTAGTGCTATAGGCATGTCAGATGGGCATTTGGCTTCTACTTTGTCTCCTTCAGCGGCAGAGGGAATCTTGGGCGGTGTCCATGAAGTGGAAAATCAATCAGAGGAAGTTGGTAATATAGATCCATCTAGTCTAGAAAACTTCAAGACTCTGTCGGAGACTGCTCATTTCGGAGAAAACAAGGAAGGCAGCCAAGTTGGTAGAAATGTGGAGGCTTGTAAGCAGCAAGAAATGCCTGAGGAGCCTTTTGTATTTGTGGATAAAAGCCATAAAGACTTTTTATTAACTGAAATTCCAAGTTCAAATTTTGAATCTAGTGCATTCCCTCCTGGTGATGTGGGCGCAATCACCTTCACACAGCTCATAGAGGTGATCAAAGGGCTTAGTGAAGATGAATATAACCTGCTACTTTTGTCAAGAGAATCTACCACCAGTTCGATCTCACTGCAGCATAATTCTGCTGTTTTGATGGAGAGACTGAGAGAAGAACTATTCTTGACAAGTTGTTTAAAGGATATCCTGCACTTGCAACTCACTGAACAGTCAGATTTGCATACTGAGCTTGATCACGATTTTCAGAAATTGGACTCTGATTTTTCCGTGCTTCAAGCTTCGCTTTGTGAATCCCGTGATCGGTACGATTGTCTTGCTGAAGAGCTTGCAGCCTGCAGGTCTGAACTCAAGGCTACTGTGAATGGGAAAGAGGAGCTGCAACTCCAGTTTCATGCAGCTAAAACTGAGGTTGAGGAAGTTGCTGCCAGAGAAAATGAGTTGCAGAACTGTCTGGAAAGGTCTCAATCAGATTTACTGAACCTGTCGCAGGAGTTGGCTAATTGTAAGGGTTTGATGGGGACACTACATGCAGAAAATGAGAACTTACATCAGACTATTGCTTTATTAACTGAGGAGGGAAAGGAACGTGTGAATGAAAAGAATGCTTGTCTCAATGAGCATGAGAAGTTGTTGAAGGAGTTATCTGACTGCAATATCTTGGTGGCAGCTTTACAGGTGGAAAGTTCTGAAGTAAGTGGAACTCTTGCTTCAGTTACAGAAGAGTGCAAGAAGCTTGAAGAGCGGAAGGAGTATCTTGCTACTGAAAATGAGAAGCTATTTAAGCAATTGTCTAACTGCAAGGATTTAATGGAAGCTCTACAGGTTGAAAATGTCAATTTAAGGGTGGAGCTTGCTGTAATAACAGAGGCTGGAAAGGAATCTGAGGAGGAAAAAGATTATTCTGTTAATGAGATGGAAAGACTTTCATTTGAGAATGCTGTTCTGAATCAGAAGTTATCTAAAGATCACAGGGAACATATGCAGTTAGAGGCTGACATAGAAGAAGTGACAATGTGTCTTGAACAGCTAACTGTGGAGAACATATTTCTTAAAAGTAGTTTAGAAGTACTTAAAACTATGATGAGAGAATCTGACGATGTGCAAGCCAAAAGATTATCAATTAATGAAGTTCGACCTTTGGACATACACAACAGGTTCTATGAGATTGAATCTGTTGATGAACTGTTACACAAAAGGGATGGAAAGCAAGATGCTGGAATTGCTGCTTCTTTGCCAGGAAAGTCCCTGTATAATGCTCTTTCAGGAGGCCCACCACCTGAATCATTTCAGATGGAAGTCTTAGATGAATCTTTGGGGTTTGTAGCCTTCAAAGGTCGACTGGAGGAGGCAGAAAAGATTTTGCGAAAACTTGAGAAGGCAATTGAAGGGGCTAATTCTCATGCAGGATTGTTGAACAGATCTGGTAGTAAAGTGGCAGCTCCACCAGTGTCAAAACTGATTCAAGCTTTTGAGTCAAAGTCGCATTCTGAAGAGCACGAGGCTGAGAGTACAGCCATGGCTGAGGATCAATCTCCAGCAGAAGATCCATTTTCATCAAGTAAAGAGTGTGCAGGAGATTTGAAGACCATACTTATGCAGTTAACATCAGATGCTGCAAATGCCAGCTTGTTATTTAAGGCAGAACTAGAGAGTAGAAGCGCTGCTAGTGTCACAATTAAGGAGCTTAAGTTTCAGATTGAAGCCATGGAGGAATACACCAATAATTTGGAAGCTACAAACATTGAATTTGTCGTTCTTTACGAAGCAGTAAAGCAACATTTTTCTGATGTTAAAGAAAAGAATTATGAGCTCGAATGTCTCTATGAAACCATGAAGCAACAGAATAGCAATCTGAAAGCAGAAAACAGTGTGCTTAGTGAAAATTTGTCTGTGCGAGAGTTAAAGATTGATGAATTTCAGAATCAGCTGCTTGATTTACAGCTAAGTTCAGATGAGTTGGCTTCTGCACTTCGTGGTCAATTAGAAAATTTTCAGAAGGCAGTGGTTGATAGAGAAGGGATCGCAGAGCAGGAGTGGAATTTTACTATTGCCCAAATTATTGAAGCATTAAAGTTGCTCGATGAGACTACTGGACCTCATACTGATAATGATGGGGATGGTTCTATGGACATAATTAGCCATGCTACTTTTTCTGTTAATTTAGCTGTTAAGACCATTGGGGACCTGAAGGAGAAGCTTGAAGTGGCTCGTTCAGAAAATGAAGCAACctttaatttattcaatgaaGTGAATGAGAAGTGTAATCTATTACTCAAAAAGAATGATTCAAGTACTGTTACATTGGATAGACTATATTGTGAACTTAAGAAATTAGTTATAGATTCATGTGGCTCCTTGGGCGACACAGAGATTGTTATTCAAGATGAGAAATTGCCTGCTCCTGCAGACTACAATTTGTTTAAAGTTCTTCTGGTACAATTGGAGAATGTTCTGGCCGAGAGGCTGCAGCTGCATTCTGTTAACAGGAAGCTTAATTTGGACTTGGTGAATATAGCAAAGGATGTGGAGGAAGTGAACAGAAAAAGTGCTGAGTTAAGTACCATTGAAGACTTGATAGAATCTTTGGAGGGTGTAGTTAAACTTGAAGATGATAAGGTCGACACAGACAGGTTGCCTGTTTCGCGTCTGGAGGCACTCATTTCTTCACTTGTTCGCAAATGTAAGGAGGCTGATGAACAAGTTAACTCATCTAGGAACCTGGTTGGTTCAGATATGGAGGAATTTACAGAAATTAGGGAAAAAATAAGTCAGTTGACTGCCCTGAAACTTCAGTATGAAACTGAAATTCTTCTACTTAAGGAACATGTAAGTCAAGTTGAGGATGCTCTTTCCCATGTGCAAACGGATTTGCAGGAGAAAGTTGGTGAACTGGAACAGTCAGAACAGAAGGTGTCTTCACTTAGAGAGAAGCTTAGCATTGCTGTTGCCAAGGGGAAAGGGCTGGTAATTCAGCGTGATAATCTCAAAAAGTCCTTGTCAGAGACATCTAGTGAATTGGAAAGATGCTCACGAGAATTGCAATTGAAAGATGCCACACTGCATGAGCAAGAAAGTAAATTGAAGGTCTATTCAGAGGCAGGTGAGCGCGTGGAGGCTCTGGAGTCTGAGCTTTCATACATTCGCAACTCTGCTACTACATTGAGAGAATCATTCCTTCACAAAGATTCAGTGCTCCAAAGGATAGAAGAGATTTTCGAAGATCTAGATTTGCCCGAGAATTTTCATTCAAGAAATATAATTGAGAAGGTTGATTGGCTAGCTAGGTCGGCAACTGGAAACTCTTTGCCTCCGACTGAATGGGAACATAAGAGTTCTGTGGGTGGTTCATATTCTGACGCTGGTATTGATGTCATGGATTCCTGGAAGGAGGATGTACAGCCAAACTCAAATTCAGGGGAGGACTTGAGAAGGAAATATGAGGATCTACAAGGAAAGTTTTATGGGTTGGCTGAGCAAAATGAAATGCTGGAACAGTCATTGATGGAAAGAAATCAGTTGGTGCAGAGATGGGAAGAACTTTTGAACAGGATCCATATGCCTGCACACTTACAGACTGTGGAACCTGAGGATAGGATTGAGTGGCTTGGAAATGCATTTTCAGAGGCTACTAATGATAGGAATTCTCTGTTGCTTAATCTTGACAAATTTAAAAACCATTGTGAATCACTTACTGCAGATTTGGATGAGTCTACAGAGAAAATATCTTGCATTAATTCTGAGTTGGAGGAGTCCCAGAAGAGAGTATCTGATCTTGAGATGAATATTCAAGCAGTTATTAATGAGAGAGAGAACCTGTCTGAAAGATTGGAGATTCTAAATGGCGACCATGATAAACTTTCAGCAAATCTGGTTCAATATGCTTCTGACAATGAAAAGCTGCAGAATGAGGTTACTGGTTTGCGGGAGAAACTGGTTCAGGAGCTTGGGAATGAGAAGCATATTCAGAGAATTAATGGGGAGATACGCAGGCTGCAAGATTTAGTTTGTGATGCACTGAAGGATCCTGCTATGGGATATTTGAATTCTGGTGAAGATGGTATTGGATGCTTGGAAGAATTACTGAAGAAGCTTATAGAGAAATACAGTACTAATTTTGTTGCTCACCAGAATGCTAGAGAAGCTGAAACCAATAACAGTGAAGAGAGGACTAAAGGTATCCTGGATGTGGAATATGATGTAGCCGTTGTTGGGAAAGATGCCGTGGATAGTGATGAGTTAAACATGGATGTTCTGAAGAAAAAGCTGGATGAGACTATGAGTGAGCTAGTATATGTGAGAGAGGAAAAAGATAGATATTTGCAGAAGCAACAGGCTTTGGTTTGTGAAGTTGAAGAACTTGAAAGGAAAAAAGTAGAGTTACAAGGGCTTCTTAATCAAGAGGAGCAGAAGTCTGCTTCTTTAAGAGAGAAGTTGAATGTTGCAGTGAAAAAAGGGAAGTCCTTGGTTCAGTTACGTGATAGTCTAAAAAAAACAACAGAAGAGTTAAGTACTGAGTTGGAGTACTTGAGATCTGAGATCAAGCACCGTGAAAATGCTCTTGCAGACTATGAACTGAAAGTAAGAGACTTAACTAGTTTATCTGACAGGTTAGAATCCCTTGAGTCCGAGAATTTGCTCTTGAGGAATCGGTTGGTTGAAAATGACAACGTTTTGCAAGGGAAAGAGCATATTCTTTCCATGATTTTGAATGCTCTAGAAGGTATCGACCTTGGTAGTGAAACTTATAAGGGTGATCCTATGAAGAAGCTGGAACACATTGCGAAATTATGTCGTGATATGCCCGCTGCTGTGGCTTTCTCCGAGGAAGAGTCTAGAAAGTCTAGAAGAGCGGCAGAGCTGCTGCTTGCAGAACTCAATGAGGTTCAAGACAGGAATGACAACCTCCAAGAGGAGCTATCCAAAGTCACTGCGGAACTTGTGCAATTCTCCGAGGATAAGGATTTAGCAGAGGCTGCCAAATCTGATGCTCTTTCACGTCTTGAAAAGTCATCCTTGGTTCACATTGAGGATAAAAAGAAACGAGATTATGAACTTGACTTGTTATATTCTGCTGCAAATGACCTTAGGAAAAGCTTTTCTAATATCCCTGATTTAGTTGCTGGTGTTTCCTCTAAAGAGCTGGAATTTATGCAAAACCTCAAGTCTGGGATGAAATCGTGCCTTCAGAATGTAGGGACCGATATTGAGGTTCATGTGCCTCTTTTTGGTGCATCTGATGACAATCAGGAAAACAAG ATGAACTTCATGAGTATGGGTTTTTCATCAAAAACAAATATGCCAGACCGTTTTGATAATGACAACTTTACTGAAGTATGTAGCTCTTTGCAAGAACTCGTTAAAGAAATCGGTGCCACTAAAGTGATGTTACATGAGCACTCAGAGACATTTCACCAACAAGCCAACTATGTTTCCAAGTTAATGGGATCCATTCAAATAGGCATCACTTCCCAAAAAGAGTCATTTGAGACCGTTCAAAGAGATCTCAAACTTAAAGAATCAGTTGCAATGGAAAAGGACATGGAAATTGCTGCGCTGCGCAGGAATGGCTCTTTGCTTTATGAAGCCTGCTCCAGTTCTCTCATTGAAATTGAAAACACAGGAGTAGAAGTTGCAAATTTTGTGACTGTCAGAGATCAGGGATTGAAGTTGAAGCCAGCAAGACTTGGTGATGGTGGATATTCTTATGGTGGAGAGAGTAGTTTTTCGTCCGAGGAACATGTCAGGGATATGGCAGAGAAACTGCTATTGGCTGTGAATACGTTTGCTAGCTCGAAAAGTGAGACTATAGAGGGCCATACCAAGGAAATGAAAGACACAATCTCAAATCTGCAGAAGGAGCTCCAGGAGAAGGACATTCAGAGAGAGAGGATTTGCAAGGATCTTGTTGGTCAAATTAAGCAAGCCGAAGCTACTTCAACAAGCTACTCCCTTGATTTGAAATCCACAAAATCTCGCGTGAACGATTTGGAGAAAAAGCTTGAAATGATGACAGATGAGAAAAAATTATTGGAATACAGAGTCGAAGAACTTCAGGATCAGCAAACCATCTTAGCTGAGTTACAGGAGAAAGTCAAGTTGCTGACGGATACTCTTTCTGCCAAAAACCTAG AAATTGAAGCCCTTATGCAAGCTCTTGATGAGGAGGAGGTTCAGATGGAAGATTTAACGAGAAGAGTTGAGGAATTGGAAAAAATTGTGCAGCAGAAGAATTTGGATATTGAAAACCTTGAAGCTTCTAGAGGGAAGGCTGTAAAAAAGCTGTCCATTACTGTGAGCAAGTTTGACGAGCTTCATCATTTTTCTGAAAGTCTCCTTGTGGAGGTTGAAAATCTTCAAGCACAGCTGCAAGATCGCGATAGTGAGATCTCTTTCTTAAGACAAGAGGTCACTAGATGTACAAGTGATGCTCTTCTTGCATCTCAGACAAACATTAGGAGAAATTCAGATGAGATTTATCAGTTATTGACATGGTTAGGCACAGTAGTTTCTCTGGATGTTGATCTTCATGATAGCAGTCAGGTTCATGAATGCAAAGAAGTTATTCAGAAAAAAATAACTTCAATTTTGTCTGAACTAGAGGACTTACGGGTATCAGCTCAAAGCAGTGATGGGTTATTGCAAATGGAAATGAGTAAAGTAGAGGATTTAACGCGCAGAGAACGAAGTCTTGAGAAATCTTTGCGTGAGAAAGAATCCCAAATAAATATGCTTGCAGTTACTGGAGAATTGGGGCAGCCAACTAGTTCAAGCTCTGAAATTGTGGAAGTTGAACCTGTG ATAAACAAATGGGCAGTACCTGGGCTGTCTACGAAGTCTCAAGTACGCAGTTTACGCAAACCCAACAACGATCAAGTTGCTATTTCTATCGACATGGATTCTGGTGGCACTAGTAGACTAGAGGATGAAGATGATGATAAAG TTCATGGTTTCAAGTCACTTACGTCATCAAGAATTGTGCCAAAATTTACAAGACCTGTAACTGACATGATAGATGGTCTATG GGTTTCCTGTGATAGGGCACTAATGCGACAACCTGCTTTAAGGCTTGGTATTATGATTTACTGGGCAATATTGCATGTCCTGCTTGCAACTTTTGTGGTGTGA